One segment of Monomorium pharaonis isolate MP-MQ-018 chromosome 6, ASM1337386v2, whole genome shotgun sequence DNA contains the following:
- the LOC105830776 gene encoding transmembrane protein 145, with product MCGGTLVARALRTQNSVRLGFLLLLFSIAHLPLLRHADAKILQGDLITRENWAFLARFCFLTESGTFRYHFELSGEERSLNVLLYYDGPHQWPSVYPSNKTCRQKESILNIDYGQIIPLNTSMRLSSGCEEGDDGIVRCDSQRRFISARPRWWYIVLADCSSTKGLNVTYWISLTNAQPGTFWKEHFSADEFYILPLLIPTVCIYMIFVGLSFYISLQLRARRLLHISYKLFIASLLCQLLGVSCELYSYVNLGLRGAPVLTAYLWGQLLEGASEILYTVLMLLLALGYTVTRSVLTASQVRWLILFVSVTSLCQLSLCGYQVEEFDPGLVLYIYESPPGYCLIALKLIGWFVFIARCVKTIRKLNTKLHFYSSLLLLGSVWFLFHPVTVLINTVCVDAWVRESMAKGSSLIIVFLGHLMFLYVTRPSVNNKRFPFHIRTFQVVPIGGQGQDHSYEPGPRTAVTAFTIARTPAYISQPR from the exons ATGTGCGGAGGAACGCTCGTTGCACGGGCGTTGCGGACTCAAAACTCGGTGAGGTTGGGCTTTCTCCTGCTGCTCTTTTCGATCGCGCATCTGCCGTTGCTGCGACACGCCGATGCCAAGATACTCCAGGGTGACCTGATAACACGCGAA aactgGGCATTCCTAGcaagattttgttttttaactgAGAGCGGTACATTTCGGTACCACTTTGAGCTAAGTGGAGAAGAACGCAGCTTGAACGTGCTGCTGTACTACGATGGACCGCATCAATGGCCCAGCGTCTACCCTTCCAATAAGACGTGTCGACAAAAGGAGAGTATTCTCAACATCGACTACGGTCAAATAATACCGCTGAACACGTCGATGCGCTTGTCATCGGGATGCGAGGAAGGCGACGACGGTATAGTCCGATGCGACAGCCAGAGAAGATTCATTTCGGCTCGGCCGAGATGGTGGTACATAGTTTTAGCCGATTGCTCTTCCACGAAAGGCCTAAATGTCACGTACTGGATATCGCTGACCAACGCGCAGCCCGGCACATTCTGGAAGGAGCACTTCTCCGCAGACGAATTCT ATATATTGCCGCTGCTGATACCGACCGTCTGCATATACATGATATTCGTCGGCCTCAGTTTCTACATATCGCTGCAACTGCGCGCCAGGAGGTTACTGCATATATCATATAAACTCTTCATCGCCTCTTTGCTATGTCAATTACTGGGGGTATCGTGCGAGCTTTACAGTTACGTTAATCTCGGTCTGCGAGGAGCACCGGTGTTGACCGCTTATCTGTGGGGCCAGCTCTTGGAAGGAGCCTCTGAAATTCTGTACACCGTTCTTATGCTGCTGCTCGCTCTCGGTTACACGGTCACCAGAAGTGTCCTTACAGCGTCACAAGTTCGATGGCTGATACTATTTGTCAGTGTTACTTCCCTTTGTCAATTGTCATTGTGTGGTTATCAAGTTGAAGAATTTGATCCGGGATTGGTGTTGTACATTTACGAGTCACCACCGGGCTATTGTTTAATTGCGCTGAAATTGATCGGCTGGTTCGTGTTTATCGCTCGTTGTGTTAAGACTATCAGAAAATTGAATACAAAGCTCCACTTTTACTCCTCGTTACTTTTATTGGGATCTGTGTGGTTCCTTTTTCACCCAGTAACG gTATTAATCAACACGGTATGCGTGGACGCATGGGTGAGAGAGAGTATGGCCAAAGGAAGTTCCCTCATCATTGTCTTCTTGGGTcacttaatgtttttatatgtaacTCGACCATCTGTGAATAACAAACGTTTTCCATTTCATATTAGGACGTTCCAAGTTGTGCCCATAGGTGGTCAAGGACAGGATCACAGCTACGAGCCTGGTCCTCGAACTGCAGTTACAGCATTTACTATCGCACGGACACCAGCTTACATTAGTCAACCACGATAA